A segment of the Candidatus Delongbacteria bacterium genome:
GGATCCGGCCTTTCGCTTCCAGACTGTGCGCACGGTGGCCGAGGATGGCTGCCTGGTGCGCGAACTGGGATTCTCGAGCCATTTCGGCACACACGTGGACGCCCCCAGCCACACCATCGAGGGCGGCAGAACGCTGAACGTCACCCCACTGGAACTGCTGGTCGGGGAGGCCTGCATTCTGGACCTGCGCGGGCTGGCGCGGATTGGCGCACACGATCTTCCCGACAGCCTTCCGGCCAACCGTGTGCTGCTGCACACGGGCCACAGCATGGCATGGATGGATCCCGACTGGCTGGGGTCCCACCCCGTGCTGGAAGCGGATGCGGCGCGCAAGCTGCGTGATCTGGGGGCGCGCCTGGTGGGAATGGACACCTTCAGCCTGGATGACTCGCCCTGGCCCGTACACGAGATCCTGCTGGCCGAGGGAGTGCTGCTGGTGGAGAATCTGGTGGGGCTGGAGCAGCTGCCCGAGCG
Coding sequences within it:
- a CDS encoding cyclase family protein; protein product: MLVDLSMPLCAGTPVYPGDPAFRFQTVRTVAEDGCLVRELGFSSHFGTHVDAPSHTIEGGRTLNVTPLELLVGEACILDLRGLARIGAHDLPDSLPANRVLLHTGHSMAWMDPDWLGSHPVLEADAARKLRDLGARLVGMDTFSLDDSPWPVHEILLAEGVLLVENLVGLEQLPERFRLIVAPLRLLGADGAPARVLAEF